One genomic segment of Arthrobacter sp. JZ12 includes these proteins:
- a CDS encoding RecQ family ATP-dependent DNA helicase, which yields MADTTTLHDQALAVLRALVGRDDAMFHEGQFEAIEALVQGGRRALVVQRTGWGKSAVYFVASLLLRSAGSGPTLIVSPLLALMRDQVAAAERAGVSAAAINSANQTEWQDIVSRLDANQVDVLLVSPERLNNPAFRENQLPDLIARTGLLVIDEAHCISDWGHDFRPDYRRLRDLITTLPAGVPVLATTATANARVVKDVEDQLGSDGTSVYTLRGELARKSLRLGVLRLPSPRSRLAWLLTHLNELPGSGIIYTLTVSAAEDTARLLRENGHTVLSYTGRTDPADREAAELALKNNEVKALVATSALGMGFDKPDLGFVVHLGAPSSPVAYYQQVGRAGRGTPNADVLLLPGSEDRDIWEYFATASMPAEDKAQRILQELEGGSVLSTPALETRVDVRRSPLELLLKVLDVDGAVRKVTGGWQATGKPWRYDHERYSRISQARVHEQNAMLDYENTRSCRMEFLAAALDDPAAAPCGRCDNCAGPWYSDDLSHDASESAGTALGRVGVEVEPRGQWPSGMDTLGVPVKGRIPADQQLSPGRALARMTDLGWGNKVRELLAEQSPDGPIDALTAQACVRVLAEWSWEQRPVAVVSMPSRRRPQLIRSLAEGLAGIGRIPYLGALQLPHGWPAGGSGGNSAFRLAAVWDRFEVPGEGKSWFQANPGPVLLVDDLADSRWSLTVAGRSLRQAGAQQVLPFVLALKA from the coding sequence ATGGCAGACACAACCACCCTCCATGACCAGGCGCTTGCCGTCCTCCGGGCACTGGTGGGACGCGATGACGCAATGTTCCACGAGGGCCAGTTCGAGGCGATCGAGGCGCTGGTTCAGGGAGGTCGCCGTGCACTGGTGGTGCAGCGAACCGGCTGGGGGAAGTCGGCGGTGTACTTCGTAGCCAGCCTGCTGCTGCGCTCGGCCGGATCCGGACCCACTCTTATTGTCTCCCCGTTGCTCGCACTCATGCGGGACCAGGTCGCAGCTGCTGAACGGGCCGGCGTCAGTGCGGCCGCCATCAACTCGGCGAACCAGACCGAGTGGCAGGACATCGTTTCCCGCCTCGATGCCAACCAAGTGGACGTGCTGCTGGTGTCTCCTGAACGTCTCAACAATCCTGCCTTCCGCGAGAACCAGCTGCCGGACCTCATTGCCCGAACCGGGTTGCTGGTGATTGACGAAGCCCACTGCATCTCCGATTGGGGGCACGACTTCCGGCCTGATTATCGCCGGCTCCGGGACCTCATCACCACGCTCCCGGCCGGCGTGCCGGTGTTGGCAACTACGGCAACCGCCAACGCCCGCGTGGTCAAGGATGTGGAAGACCAGCTTGGTTCGGATGGAACCTCCGTCTACACGCTGCGCGGTGAACTCGCCCGCAAGTCCCTCAGGCTCGGCGTCCTGCGTCTTCCCAGCCCCCGCTCGCGCCTGGCGTGGCTGCTCACGCACCTGAACGAGCTTCCGGGCAGCGGAATCATCTACACCCTCACCGTCTCCGCAGCCGAAGACACAGCGCGGCTCCTGCGCGAAAACGGCCACACCGTACTTTCCTACACCGGACGCACCGATCCCGCTGACCGCGAGGCGGCGGAGCTAGCTCTCAAGAACAACGAGGTGAAGGCGCTGGTGGCAACCAGCGCACTGGGCATGGGCTTCGACAAGCCGGACCTCGGGTTTGTTGTGCACTTGGGGGCGCCGTCGTCGCCCGTCGCCTACTACCAGCAGGTGGGGCGTGCAGGCAGAGGGACTCCCAACGCAGACGTGCTGCTTCTGCCCGGCAGTGAGGACCGCGACATCTGGGAGTACTTCGCCACCGCGTCCATGCCGGCCGAAGACAAGGCGCAGCGCATCCTGCAGGAGCTGGAGGGAGGATCCGTCCTGTCCACACCGGCCCTGGAAACGCGCGTGGACGTGAGGCGCTCGCCGCTTGAACTTCTGCTGAAAGTGCTGGACGTGGACGGCGCAGTGCGGAAGGTGACCGGGGGCTGGCAGGCTACCGGCAAGCCCTGGCGGTACGACCATGAGCGTTACAGCCGCATCTCCCAGGCGCGGGTGCACGAACAGAACGCGATGCTGGACTATGAGAACACGCGATCCTGCCGGATGGAGTTTCTCGCAGCCGCGCTCGACGACCCTGCCGCTGCTCCCTGCGGCCGTTGCGATAACTGCGCCGGTCCCTGGTACTCGGATGACCTCTCCCATGACGCATCGGAAAGTGCAGGCACGGCGCTGGGACGGGTGGGCGTCGAGGTGGAGCCGCGGGGGCAGTGGCCCTCCGGCATGGACACCCTGGGAGTGCCCGTCAAGGGCCGCATCCCGGCAGACCAACAGCTCTCACCCGGCCGTGCCCTTGCACGCATGACTGACCTCGGGTGGGGGAACAAGGTGCGGGAGTTGCTCGCAGAGCAGTCTCCGGACGGTCCGATCGACGCCCTGACGGCACAGGCTTGCGTACGGGTACTTGCCGAATGGTCCTGGGAACAGCGGCCGGTTGCTGTGGTCAGTATGCCGTCACGTCGTCGGCCGCAACTGATCAGGTCCCTCGCGGAGGGGCTTGCCGGCATCGGGCGTATTCCGTACCTCGGAGCCCTCCAGCTTCCGCACGGGTGGCCCGCTGGAGGTTCGGGCGGCAACAGCGCCTTCCGGCTCGCCGCGGTCTGGGACAGGTTCGAGGTGCCCGGCGAGGGTAAGTCGTGGTTCCAGGCCAACCCAGGGCCGGTGCTGCTTGTGGACGATCTGGCAGATAGTCGCTGGAGCCTGACAGTTGCCGGGCGTTCCCTCCGTCAGGCTGGAGCCCAGCAGGTACTTCCGTTCGTCCTGGCGCTCAAGGCCTGA
- a CDS encoding prolyl oligopeptidase family serine peptidase produces the protein MTSTSQSDPALDDEFLWLEDIYGDKPLEWVRSENAVTEDALINDAFLASEQRLLEVLDATDRIPMVGKRGEYYYNFWRDGEHPKGLWRRTTWDSYLTDSPDWDILLDVDELAEAEGQDWVWGGAQFLRPAEGEPYRRALIALSPDGGDAQRYREYDVVDRAFVEGGFDIPVAKSRISWAGPDALHVATDFGPGSMTTSSYPRTVRTLRRGQPLESAELSFEIPENSMMAVVVRDQTPGFERDIAAHIVDFYSSRTYLRRNGKWVHIDVPDDVNVSLHREWLVLRPRTDYELDGETYRAGSLQAVLLEDFLSGNRKLTTVFEPDAQSALQSWSWTRDFLLLNLLRDVSSEIRVLRPAKGWSSEILDACPPLHAVDAYAVDDEDDDAGNDYWLVATGFLTPTTVVRGTIGGQHREVKASPSYFDEAAFAVEQHFVESKDGTCVPYFQVASKDLVLDGGNPTLLSGYGGFEHAMTPAYSGVIGRGWLERRTEDGRHGVYVLANIRGGGEYGPAWHQAALHANRHRAYEDFAAIAQDLVDRGVTRPELLGCTGRSNGGLLVGNMLTHYPHLFGAISCGVPLLDMKRYTKLSAGYSWIAEYGDPDKPEQWEYVQTFSPYHRLREDVEYPKTLIWTATSDDRVGPVQARKMAARMKSLGIRDVWFHEALEGGHAGASDNRQAARMHAMSYEFVWKVLTGQL, from the coding sequence ATGACTTCAACCTCCCAGTCCGATCCAGCGCTCGACGACGAATTCCTCTGGCTTGAGGACATCTACGGCGACAAACCGCTTGAGTGGGTGCGCAGCGAAAATGCAGTGACCGAGGATGCACTGATCAACGACGCTTTCCTCGCCTCGGAGCAGCGCTTGCTGGAGGTTCTGGACGCCACCGACCGCATCCCCATGGTGGGCAAGCGCGGCGAGTACTACTACAACTTCTGGCGAGACGGGGAACACCCGAAGGGTCTCTGGCGCCGCACCACCTGGGACAGCTACCTGACTGACTCACCGGACTGGGACATCCTGCTCGACGTCGATGAACTCGCTGAGGCGGAAGGCCAGGACTGGGTCTGGGGCGGCGCGCAGTTCCTTCGCCCCGCGGAGGGTGAACCGTACCGGCGGGCGCTGATCGCGCTTTCTCCTGACGGCGGCGACGCGCAGCGCTACCGTGAGTACGACGTCGTTGACCGCGCCTTTGTTGAGGGCGGATTCGACATTCCGGTCGCCAAGAGCCGCATCAGCTGGGCGGGTCCCGACGCCCTGCACGTCGCAACGGATTTCGGGCCCGGAAGCATGACCACCAGTTCCTATCCGCGGACGGTCCGCACGCTCCGGCGCGGACAGCCGTTGGAATCCGCGGAACTGTCCTTCGAGATTCCGGAAAACTCGATGATGGCCGTGGTGGTCCGTGACCAGACGCCGGGGTTTGAACGCGACATCGCCGCTCACATCGTCGACTTCTACTCGAGCAGGACGTACCTGCGCCGTAACGGGAAGTGGGTCCACATCGACGTTCCCGATGACGTCAATGTGTCCCTGCACCGTGAGTGGCTGGTGTTGCGCCCCCGGACCGACTACGAGCTCGACGGCGAAACGTACCGCGCCGGCTCCCTGCAGGCGGTCCTTCTCGAGGACTTCCTCTCCGGCAACCGCAAGCTGACCACCGTCTTTGAGCCGGATGCCCAGAGCGCACTGCAGTCCTGGAGCTGGACGCGGGACTTCCTCCTCCTGAACCTGCTGCGGGACGTGTCCTCCGAGATCCGGGTCCTCCGCCCGGCTAAAGGCTGGTCTTCCGAAATCCTCGATGCCTGCCCTCCGCTGCACGCAGTGGATGCCTACGCCGTGGACGACGAAGACGACGACGCCGGCAACGACTACTGGCTCGTTGCCACCGGCTTCCTTACCCCCACCACCGTGGTGCGCGGCACCATAGGCGGGCAGCACCGGGAAGTGAAGGCCTCGCCGTCGTACTTCGACGAGGCTGCCTTCGCAGTCGAGCAGCACTTCGTGGAGTCCAAGGACGGCACCTGCGTGCCCTATTTCCAGGTGGCGTCGAAGGACCTGGTGCTCGACGGCGGCAATCCCACCCTGCTCTCGGGCTATGGCGGCTTTGAGCACGCGATGACTCCGGCCTACAGCGGTGTGATCGGACGCGGGTGGCTGGAACGCCGGACTGAAGACGGACGCCATGGCGTGTACGTGCTGGCGAATATCCGTGGGGGCGGAGAGTACGGCCCGGCCTGGCACCAGGCGGCGCTGCATGCCAACCGGCATCGCGCCTACGAGGATTTCGCAGCCATCGCACAGGACCTGGTTGACCGGGGCGTGACGCGGCCGGAACTGCTTGGCTGTACCGGCCGCAGCAATGGGGGCCTGCTCGTGGGCAACATGCTCACCCACTACCCACACTTGTTCGGGGCGATCTCCTGCGGTGTCCCGCTGCTGGACATGAAGCGCTACACAAAGCTTTCGGCGGGTTACTCCTGGATTGCGGAGTACGGCGACCCCGACAAGCCTGAGCAGTGGGAGTACGTGCAAACCTTTTCGCCGTACCACCGTCTTCGCGAGGATGTCGAGTACCCCAAGACACTGATCTGGACGGCTACGAGCGACGACCGGGTTGGCCCCGTGCAGGCACGCAAGATGGCAGCCCGGATGAAATCGCTCGGCATTCGCGATGTTTGGTTTCATGAAGCCCTGGAGGGCGGGCACGCCGGTGCGTCGGACAACCGCCAGGCGGCACGGATGCACGCAATGTCCTACGAGTTCGTGTGGAAGGTTCTCACCGGGCAGCTCTAG